One Cupriavidus oxalaticus genomic region harbors:
- the rraA gene encoding ribonuclease E activity regulator RraA → MVTHIPLISYSPLVMFSTSDLSDEHPDTTSVCQLQFRSFGLREHFAGPCATLRVREDHRPVLRRLSTPGAGRVLVVDVGGSLRIGVFGDRLAGLAASNGWAGLVIHGVIRDSKTVDGIDIGVKALGTTALRNATEQPGAEDDVPLTFGGVTFKPGDWVYCDADAVLVSPEEIQATAPPQAY, encoded by the coding sequence ATGGTTACGCACATTCCTTTGATTTCGTACTCCCCTCTTGTCATGTTCTCTACCAGCGATCTTTCCGACGAGCACCCGGACACCACCTCCGTCTGTCAACTGCAGTTCCGCAGCTTCGGCCTGCGCGAGCACTTCGCCGGCCCCTGTGCAACCCTGCGCGTGCGAGAGGACCACAGGCCCGTCCTGCGCCGGCTTTCCACGCCCGGGGCCGGCCGCGTGCTGGTGGTCGACGTAGGCGGCTCCCTGCGCATCGGCGTCTTTGGCGACCGGCTGGCCGGGCTCGCGGCAAGCAATGGCTGGGCGGGACTGGTCATCCATGGCGTCATTCGCGACAGCAAGACCGTCGATGGCATCGACATCGGCGTCAAGGCCCTGGGCACGACGGCGCTGCGCAATGCAACCGAGCAGCCCGGCGCGGAGGATGACGTCCCACTGACCTTTGGGGGCGTGACGTTCAAACCGGGCGACTGGGTGTATTGCGACGCGGATGCCGTGCTTGTCAGCCCGGAAGAGATCCAGGCCACGGCGCCACCGCAGGCCTACTGA
- a CDS encoding dioxygenase family protein, with product MTSASAVRAHAPSAPNTQSIPATPQALLDAVLKANSGTRDPRTRIILDALIRHAHAFASEVQLTYEELHHGLDFMVRVGQATGPKKHEGILLADILGLATLVLLMDAKAVLAAGGTEPALIGPFWRANQPVRPNGAHIATPDTTGDPLFVQGRVVSLDGTPIAGARIETWQAAPSGLYENQDDHQEDMNLRAVFETDADGRFWFESVRPSGYGVPIDGPCGELLALQNRDHMRPAHLHFIAIAPGHKVLTTQIFDALDPYAFSDAAFGAVGSLLRDFEPDGKGGFRLDIELKLEPGETRLPTPPLP from the coding sequence ATGACCTCTGCTTCCGCAGTGCGCGCACACGCCCCATCCGCGCCGAACACACAATCGATTCCCGCCACCCCCCAGGCACTGCTAGACGCCGTGCTCAAGGCGAATTCGGGGACGCGCGACCCGCGCACCAGGATCATTCTTGACGCACTCATCCGGCACGCGCACGCCTTCGCGTCCGAGGTCCAGCTGACCTATGAGGAACTCCACCATGGCCTGGACTTCATGGTCCGCGTCGGCCAGGCCACCGGACCGAAGAAGCACGAAGGCATCCTGCTGGCGGATATTCTCGGGCTTGCCACGCTGGTGCTGCTGATGGATGCCAAGGCCGTGCTTGCAGCCGGCGGCACCGAGCCCGCGCTGATCGGCCCGTTCTGGCGCGCGAACCAGCCGGTTCGCCCCAACGGCGCGCACATCGCAACCCCTGACACCACAGGCGATCCACTGTTCGTCCAGGGACGCGTCGTCTCGCTCGACGGCACGCCGATCGCCGGCGCGCGCATCGAGACGTGGCAGGCCGCGCCGAGTGGCTTGTACGAGAACCAGGACGATCACCAGGAGGACATGAACCTGCGTGCCGTGTTCGAGACCGATGCCGACGGGCGCTTCTGGTTCGAGAGCGTGCGGCCCTCGGGCTATGGCGTCCCCATCGACGGCCCCTGCGGCGAGCTGCTGGCCCTGCAGAACCGCGACCACATGCGCCCGGCTCATCTTCACTTCATCGCCATCGCGCCCGGGCACAAGGTGCTGACCACGCAGATCTTCGATGCGCTGGATCCCTATGCCTTCAGCGACGCGGCCTTTGGCGCCGTCGGTTCGTTGCTGCGCGATTTTGAGCCGGACGGCAAGGGCGGCTTCCGTCTCGATATCGAACTGAAGCTCGAACCGGGGGAAACGCGCCTGCCTACACCGCCGTTGCCGTGA
- a CDS encoding VOC family protein → MPIQRFSHVAYRCVDARKTVEFYTQRLGLEYAFGVAEDYVPSTDSLAVLAS, encoded by the coding sequence ATGCCTATTCAGCGCTTTTCACACGTGGCCTATCGCTGTGTCGACGCCCGCAAGACGGTCGAATTCTATACGCAACGACTCGGCCTCGAGTACGCCTTCGGCGTGGCGGAAGACTACGTTCCATCGACCGACAGCCTTGCTGTGCTCGCTTCGTGA
- a CDS encoding cupin, which translates to MDPTPQEMEATRIARWGKVAPYGETFIESRLPGMKKNIYKIMNRGVLENKGVEPAIPGNHRFGVTFIEIPVGQGASLHAHKTEEVFCPLNGQMEVIWGEKGQYSLMLNQWDVISCPIGVMRGFRNPNDHALVVYSVVGGTDEECGRIAWHPDVVKAAEATGLVYGKDGYIKEAEADTAEHRAAD; encoded by the coding sequence ATGGATCCCACCCCTCAGGAAATGGAAGCCACCCGCATCGCGCGCTGGGGCAAGGTCGCACCTTACGGCGAGACCTTCATCGAAAGCCGCCTGCCCGGCATGAAGAAGAACATCTACAAGATCATGAACCGCGGCGTGCTCGAGAACAAAGGCGTCGAGCCCGCGATTCCGGGTAACCACCGCTTCGGCGTGACCTTCATCGAAATCCCGGTCGGGCAAGGCGCCAGCCTTCACGCGCACAAGACCGAGGAAGTGTTCTGCCCGCTGAACGGCCAGATGGAAGTGATCTGGGGCGAGAAAGGCCAGTACTCGCTGATGCTGAACCAGTGGGATGTGATCTCCTGCCCGATCGGCGTGATGCGGGGCTTCCGCAACCCGAACGACCACGCCCTGGTCGTGTATTCGGTGGTCGGCGGCACCGACGAGGAATGCGGCCGCATCGCCTGGCACCCGGACGTGGTGAAGGCAGCCGAGGCGACCGGTCTCGTCTACGGCAAGGACGGCTACATCAAGGAAGCGGAAGCGGACACGGCGGAGCACCGCGCCGCAGACTGA
- a CDS encoding Bug family tripartite tricarboxylate transporter substrate binding protein: MHHPKMILGLLGITAAMLAGVPAHANAEAYPSRPIRLVVPFVPGGVTDATARLVADKLGQSIGQSVIVDNRPGASGNIGAELVAKSNADGYTLLLGFDGALVTGTHITRPRFNVLTDFAPITKVGDATLIVVTSPSVPARSFSELVAYASTRKSTGLSFGSSGTGTTCHLAGELLKEQAGINLQHIPYKGGSQALTDVLGGSLPVLCTAVASVSQYVKSGQVRAIAVTGSHRIASLPDVPTLMESGVKNFSVDSWVGILAPAGTPAAVVARLQREIRKVLEQPETRARMLDLGITPVGNSPDEFGKQIRQDYARYGEVVKKVGITLN; encoded by the coding sequence ATGCACCATCCGAAGATGATCCTCGGCCTGTTGGGAATCACCGCCGCGATGCTCGCCGGCGTACCCGCACACGCCAATGCCGAGGCATACCCGTCCCGTCCCATACGCCTGGTCGTGCCGTTTGTGCCGGGCGGTGTCACCGACGCCACCGCGCGACTGGTGGCGGACAAGCTGGGCCAGTCCATCGGGCAATCCGTCATCGTCGACAACAGGCCCGGCGCATCAGGCAATATCGGCGCGGAGCTGGTGGCAAAGTCGAACGCGGACGGCTATACCCTGCTACTCGGCTTCGATGGAGCGCTCGTGACCGGCACGCACATCACCAGGCCGCGCTTCAATGTGCTGACCGACTTCGCGCCCATCACCAAGGTGGGCGACGCCACGCTGATCGTCGTGACGAGTCCTTCCGTGCCGGCCAGGAGCTTCAGCGAGCTGGTCGCGTACGCGAGCACCAGGAAGAGCACCGGCCTGTCATTCGGCAGTTCCGGCACCGGCACCACTTGCCATCTTGCCGGGGAACTCCTGAAGGAACAGGCAGGCATCAACCTGCAGCACATCCCGTACAAGGGCGGCTCGCAAGCGCTGACCGACGTGCTTGGCGGCTCACTCCCAGTGCTGTGTACCGCGGTCGCCAGCGTGTCGCAGTATGTGAAGAGCGGACAGGTCCGCGCCATTGCCGTCACCGGCAGCCACCGGATCGCCTCGCTGCCCGATGTGCCGACGCTGATGGAGTCCGGAGTCAAGAACTTCAGCGTGGATTCCTGGGTAGGCATCCTCGCGCCTGCCGGCACGCCGGCCGCCGTGGTCGCGCGCTTGCAGCGGGAGATCAGGAAGGTGCTGGAGCAGCCGGAAACCCGGGCCAGGATGCTTGACCTCGGTATCACCCCGGTCGGTAACAGCCCGGATGAATTCGGCAAGCAGATCCGCCAGGACTACGCACGATACGGCGAGGTGGTAAAGAAGGTTGGCATCACGCTTAACTAG